One Oncorhynchus keta strain PuntledgeMale-10-30-2019 chromosome 11, Oket_V2, whole genome shotgun sequence DNA window includes the following coding sequences:
- the LOC118390213 gene encoding RING finger protein 214-like: MDDIDWGLALEEDMARETSATGNPEQQYNPWSNQSNPWSEPGYTSESVGELDKLASGDGQHVTHKKKQEGQGVQTDAWTADKDVNTDLDWESLMRSVDEYSTHLAMQYEELMKHQEEDEADHGSQVDSLVQKKDEGVHQQQALLDKIESLHVKLRLNCCKTTRKNFAVKKQELSMEKSKMEEERNRLSQELEETTRKLALLIEEQNQEKLMWERELADLNTEMERLQEESEETTQRALQEEIAALEMQRDVTMSEVDDWLKEADQYINTLGLDSSQQQHMHHRLEWENNVAVVHSSLAGLQNQFKDYLHLLQQGQPMESLPGITLPPLPQVPMMGPPKAMGMTFTSQQHHRAAFTAPARVTPPPAPSSTPSALAQHPAAPPVSQSTTTMASAQSLPSNNPPAAGKLDNLLKRLGDRFPQCNRTQLMSVLQQIKNSRGTMAGMSIDDVTKQVAQRLAQNEKPAPGPIRPPSADRGVPGYPDPIQRPPGPIQRPTHPPQRPAVTQVFQTRPPQPVAVSNRKLCLMCQKHLEADSQHPMSCAHTVHKDCISVWLQSSKYNACPFCPAK, from the exons atGGACGACATCGACTGGGGATTGGCGCTGGAGGAGGACATGGCGCG CGAAACCTCCGCCACGGGAAACCCTGAGCAGCAATACAACCCCTGGTCCAACCAGTCCAACCCATGGTCCGAGCCTGGCTACACCTCGGAATCTGTAGGGGAGCTGGACAAGCTGGCCTCGGGAGATGGACAGCATGTCACTCACAAGAAGAAGCAGGAGGGGCAAGGCGTTCAG ACAGACGCCTGGACAGCAGACAAAGATGTTAACACCGATCTGGATTGGGAGTCACTGATG cggTCAGTGGATGAGTACAGCACCCACCTGGCCATGCAGTATGAGGAGCTGATGAAGCACCAGGAGGAGGATGAGGCTGATCATGGCAGCCAAGTAGACAGTCTGGTGCAGAAGAAGGATGAGGGGGTCCACCAGCAGCAG GCGCTGCTGGACAAAATTGAGTCCCTGCATGTGAAGCTTCGGCTGAACTGCTGCAAGACCACCCGCAAGAACTTTGCGGTCAAGAAGCAGGAGCTCAGCATGGAGAAAAGcaaaatggaggaggagaggaacag ACTGTCTCAGGAGCTGGAGGAGACCACCAGGAAGCTGGCTTTGCTGATAGAGGAGCAGAACCAGGAGAA GCTGATGTGGGAGCGGGAGCTAGCAGACCTGAACACTGAGATGGAGCGTCTacaggaggagtcagaggagaccACACAGAGAGCTCTACAGGAGGAG ATTGCGGCTCTGGAAATGCAGAGAGATGTGACCATGTCTGAGGTGGACGACTGGCTGAAAGAGGCTGACCAATACATAAACACACTTGG GTTAGACTCCTCCCAACAGCAGCACATGCACCACAGGCTGGAGTGGGAGAATAATGTGGCTGTGGTTCACAGCAGTTTGGCGGGACTACAG aaTCAGTTCAAGGATTACCTTCACTTGCTGCAACAGGGCCAACCAATGGAAAGCCTCCCTGGAATCACATTACCACCCTTACCCCAGGTTCCCATG ATGGGCCCTCCTAAAGCCATGGGGATGACCTTCACATCCCAGCAGCACCACCGTGCTGCTTTCACAGCCCCAGCCAGAGTAACCCCCCCACCtgccccctcctccactccctctgctCTAGCCCAACACCCAGCCGCCCCACCTGTCTCCCAGTCCACCACTACCATGGCCTCCGCCCAGTCCCTGCCCTCCAATAACCCCCCCGCTGCTGGCAAACTGGACAATCTGCTGAAGAGACTGGGAGACAGATTTCCACAGTGCAACAG AACCCAGCTTATGTCAGTTCTGCAGCAGATTAAGAATTCTCGGGGCACCATGGCTGGCATGTCTATTGATGACGTCACAAAGCAGGTGGCACAGAGACTGGCACAAAATGAGAAACCG GCACCAGGGCCTATCAGGCCTCCCTCTGCAGACAGGGGCGTTCCTGGCTACCCAGACCCAATCCAGCGCCCTCCAGGACCCATCCAGAGACCCACACATCCCCCTCAGAGACCTGCAGTGACCCAGGTCTTCCAGACCAGGCCCCCACAG CCTGTCGCTGTCAGTAATCGTAAGCTGTGCTTGATGTGCCAGAAACACTTGGAAGCAGACAGCCAGCACCCCATGAGCtgtgcacacactgtacataagGAT tgCATCAGTGTATGGCTGCAGTCGAGCAAGTACAATGCCTGTCCCTTCTGTCCAGCAAAGTGA
- the LOC118390778 gene encoding apolipoprotein A-I-like, with product MCQKHIVEVFPEKDFDIEMTLGQPSNPRIWTEGLRSMSKTAHTHLIRDHTPQPFTMKMKLSESFDKLHEYTQTASTSNQVCEKVMADVENLRTKLKPKSEELQQVLQKHVEMYREKLEPIFQEYVSLHTADLQSELEPYFEDLKSRFMTFYDIVATAMKA from the exons ATGTGCCAGAAACACATTGTTGAAGTCTTTCCAGAAAAAGACTTTGACATTGAGATGACATTAGGTCAACCCAGTAACCCACGCAT TTGGACTGAGGGGCTGAGGTCCATGTCcaagacagcacacacacatctgaTCAGGGACCATACCCCCCAG cCCTTCACCATGAA GATGAAGCTGTCCGAGAGCTTCGACAAGCTGCACGAGTATACCCAGACTGCTTCCACTTCCAATCAGGTGTGTGAAAAGGTGATGGCTGATGTTGAGAATCTCCGCACCAAGCTGAAGCCCAAGAGTGAGGAGCTGCAGCAGGTCCTCCAGAAGCATGTTGAGATGTACCGCGAGAAGCTAGAGCCCATCTTCCAGGAGTAC GTGTCCCTACACACCGCTGACCTCCAGAGCGAGCTGGAGCCCTACTTCGAGGACCTGAAGAGCAGGTTCATGACCTTCTATGATATCGTCGCCACAGCCATGAAGGCATAA